Within the Naumovozyma castellii chromosome 1, complete genome genome, the region AGGCTTGGTcagaggaagaattatCCAGATTAGTACACAAGCATGGTGGAAGACCAATCGGTTCATACAAGTTTGTACCTATGGATGATTTCCCATTCCCTGCTGATATAccattagatgaagaatacTGTATGATTAATCCAGAGGATAATGCCCTTAGATGCGTTTCAGAAATTATGATACCAAAAATTTTAACTGCAACACCTCCTCATGCTTTGTTTATGGATTGTACTcatgataatgaaactCCTTTCCAAAAGAGAACCGTAGAGGATACGTTACCAAATGCAGCACTTGTTTCTTTATGCTCCTCTGCTATTGGATCAGTATATGGTTATGATGAGATTTTCCCATATCTACTAGAACTAGTCACAGAAACCAGAACTTATGACACTAAAGAATGTAATGGTATTGGTAAAGttaaatcattattgaaCGAAATAAGAGAAGATATTGGTTCAAAAACTAAAGATATCGAAGATTGTGAAATGCATGTTCACCATGAAGGACAATATATCACGTTTCATCGTACTGATGTTAAATCAGGTGCAggttattatttgattgcAAGAACCAAATTTTATGACGCCGGTGAGCAAAAGCTTCCACCAGTAATTCTTAACGATTCACAATGTAAATTGAAGTTTGCGTATTCCTTAGAAAAGGTCGGTGATGTACCTAATTCAAAggaatttattaaaggaATTCCCACGAAACTAAGAGAATTAACTGATTTTGAGGTTAAATATGATAAAAATTCGAGAAGTTCCACAATTATTGTTCCCGAAGACTTCCCACAAGGTTCAATTGCAGTTTTTGAAACCCAACAGAATGGTGTAGACACATGGTTGGATCATTTCTTGAGAAGTGGTGCTCTAAGTGCTACGAGAAACGTCACTTTGGAATCATTAAATTGCATATTATATCGTGCCGAATCTGAAGAACTTGAATCTAGTGCAGGTAAGAATGGAGCCTATGATATTCCTGACTTCGGGAAGTTGGTGTACTGTGGGTTACAGGGTTGGATTACCATCCTTCAAGAtattgttttcaataacgACTTGGCACATCCTTTAAGTGCAAATCTTCGTAATGGTCATTGGGCATTAGATTATACAGTGGATAGGCTAGACCTTTATAAGGACCAACCCGGTgttgaagatattcaagaaTGGTTGCGTAGTAGGTTCGATaagatcaagaaattgCCATACTATTTGACCCCAAGTTATTTCGCTCTTATTATTGGTGTCCTATATGGATGTTGTCGTTTAAGAGCAATGCAATTAATGTCGGAAAACATTGGTAAATCTACTGTTTTTGTTCAGAGTTTGGCCATGACCTCAATTCAAATGGTTTCCAAGATGAAATCTACTTCTATTTTAccatttgaaaatgttccAGCAATGGCTGCGGGCCTTCCTCATTTCAGTACTGATTATATGAGATGTTGGGGTAGGGATGTGTTTATTTCCTTAAGAGGGTTATTATTGACTACTGGTAGGTTTGACCAAGCTAAAAGTCACATTTTAGCGTTTGCAAAAACTTTAAAACATGGTTTGATTCCTAATTTGTTGGATGCTGGTAGAAACCCTAGATATAATGCTCGTGATGCAGCATGGTTCTTTACTCAATCCATTCAAGATTATGCAACTATTGTTCCAAATGGTACAGATATTTTGAAGGAAGAAATTACTAGAAGATTTCCAAAGGACGATACATATGTTGCTTTGGACGATTCTAGAGCATTTAGCGAAACTAGTTCACTTGAAGATATTCTTTATGAAATCTTGAGTCGTCATGCGAGAGGCATTAAATATAGAGAAGCCAATGCTGGTCCCAACTTGGATAGAGTCATGACTGACAAGGGATTTGATGTGGAAGTTCATGTTGATTGGTCAACTGGGTTAATACACGGTGGCTCACCATACAACTGTGGGACATGGATGGATAAGATGGGTGAGAGTGAAAAGGCTCATTCCGTAGGTGTCCCAGGTACTCCAAGAGATGGTGCTGCGGTTGAGATCAATGGTTTATTGAAGAGTTGTTTAAGATTTGTGATCGATTTGAATAAGCAAGGGAAATTTAAATACACTGACGTGGTTAAACAGGATGGTGAGAAAATATCGTTAGAAGCTTGGAATGACTTGcttcaagaaaattttgaaaagaaattctACGTTCCAAAAGATCCTGCTCAAGATAAGTTTTATGATATTCTTCCTAACGTCGTTAACAGGAGAGGTATTTACAAAGATCTTTACAAGTCTAGTAAGCCATATGAAGACTATCAATTAAGACCTAATTTTGCTATTGCCATGACCGTTGCTCCAGAATTATTCACACCTGAATATGCTACATTTGCGATTAATATAGCCGATACGGTACTTAAGGGCCCTGTTGGTATGCGTACCCTAGATCCTAGTGATTATAACTATCGTCCATATTATATCAACAGTGAGGATTCTGAAGATTTTGCCACATCCAAGGGTAGAAACTACCATCAAGGTCCTGAATGGGTTTGGTGTTACGGTTACTTCTTAAGAGCATTTCActatttcaatttccatACTAATATCCGTTGCCAAAATGAACCAAAGGATAAACCATCCTCATATCTTTACCAACAATTATATAACAGATTGGCAGGTCACAGAGAATGGCTAAAAAATAGTGAATGGCGTGGCTTGACAGAGCTAACTAATAAGGATGGAGAAATTTGTAACGATTCTAGTCCAACACAGGCATGGAGTTCAGGATGTCTCTTAGATGTTTTCTATGATCTTTGGAGTGCCTATGAATGAGGATATCTGCCTCTTTTTGAATGTACATTACGATAAAAAATATCCTAGAAGTTGATAACCACTTAATCTTTAATAATCTATCTATACATGTATAAAATACAACATATGACAACTACTATACCTTTAAAAAATACTGTTTATTATGtagataaaaaaaattactGTGGCGTCGTTACGCGTCGGTGAATGGCAATTTGCGTAATAAGGATTAATCGACAAACTTGGCGGAAGGTATGACTACAATCTGCGCATCATAgtatttttgaagaacaaaacTAAAGTAGCAGGTATTACAGTTTGTTTGATATTAGTACTGATTATACCCAGATAGTGTTAAGCTTTGCATTTAGCAGTACTGAAAGGTGTGCACATTTCAATAACTACCCTAGGTGATTGGCCTGAAAGCATTACACAGTAAGTTGATTTAATCCAAGAATTGCAGGATACAGATACACAATACTTCAAAACCAAGCAATCAAGCTCACAACTGTCGACTAATTTAATGACAAGAATATAGAATGGTTTCTATTCTATCCGATAAGGACATTTTACAATTAATTGACACATTCTTCCTGAAGTCAACCTGCCTAATATGCTCTTCAAACATAACAGAACAATCtacttttcaaaagataaatagatttgatgatgaatggTTTAATTCAACCGACACAAATATAGAGTCATTCCCTCCAATTCTAAAGGGATGGTCCAATTACGATGGTAAGCATCCATTACCTGCCTTGGTTATCGAGACATTCCTAGACCTACGTCAACTATCTTCCTCACACACGGTCAGGTTgaaagataatgaagaaaactCATGGATTGTTTGTAAGGGTGGTAAGAAAACAGAGATTGTCTTGGAACGTTGGCTGattgaattagatgatACTTCACCCACCTTTAAAGCATATAGAGtttctgatgaagaaaagaatagCGTTCAAAAGCAATTGGCCCTCTTACTAAGTTATTTGCATACTCTACTACAACTATTACCATCTCACGACTTGTCATTAACTCTCTCCAAACAGGGTTCGACCCGCACCCCCACTCCAGCTGTGGATATAGGGGCCAGAATTCTTGATGGTTCCAAACCAATCCTCTCTAAAGGAAGAATTGGATTAAGTAAACTGATCATTAGCACTTATTCAAACGTTGTTAATGAAACGAATATATCGCCTCATTTAGAACAACGAAAGATAACACCTGTATGGACAAAATTTGGATTACTGAGGGTTTCTGTATCATATAGGCGTGATTGCCAGTTTGAAATTAGAGACTCCGATGATAATACAATCAATAAGAAACAGCCGGAAACGATTACTAAGGAATCAATGTCGCTTTCTCCACGGACCAAGGAACATCTAGGTATTTCTCCTGCAACGCAAACCCTACAAAGAAGACGGCTATCAACATCGAAACCAATTCAACCATTTAAAGTCGGATCAGTTAGTAATGCCAACAGTAGAAatccatcaaattcatcgaTGATTGGAATACCACAAGCACATAGACCAAGTATTAGCTCAATTACTGGGGCTCCGCAAATTCCAACTACGCATATAGAAAGTACGAGTATTGAAAGTGGATCCCGATTTTCTTCGTCCTTTGGTAGGTTACGTAGACATTCTAGTTTGAAGTCCAATGAAAATCCTTTATTAAATGCTACGAAGAAGGTACCTGATACATCATCTGAGGAATTGTTAGATTTTGTTAAATTGCTTGATCAGAAACCTCAgctga harbors:
- the GDB1 gene encoding bifunctional 4-alpha-glucanotransferase/amylo-alpha-1,6-glucosidase (ancestral locus Anc_7.541) — its product is MSLKRSLLLRLTDTGEPITSCSYGPGVLTLPSLPLSELDEEGTPLYTVKLLIAAGSPVARDGLVWTNCPPNKETPFKRDKFYKKIIKSSFHHDDTIDLDVFNPGSYCFYLSFRNSEEQLETTRKFYFLALPNLTLNGKTLQLNSIAMQSVVSKWMGKDWDKVFKKIADKEYNMIHFTPLQVRGESNSPYSLADHLAFDPEFFSSPEDVKKMIQHIHKDYNMLSMTDMVFNHTANNSAWLLDHPEAGYNQYTAPHLRAAIELDETLLKFSDNLKNWGCPTDLKTVDDLFKVMDGIKIHVLGVLKLWEYYVVNVDDALKEIEDNWDKAALWDGPSLDDVKDDLNKIANFVRAHATRENFGVLAGRKSNQVDPKKFNEILKTLYGNDLNENTLEKAHQILDSINLPLYKEYDDDVNEILEQLFNRIKYLRIEEDGPKQGPITKEKPLSEPYFTRFTGKDGKKYALANNGWIWNGNPLVDFASSKSKTYLRREVIVWGDCVKLRYGKGPEDSPYLWKRMAEYVEMNAAIFDGFRIDNCHSTPLHVGEYYLDLARKVNPNLYVVAELFTGSEATDCLFVERLGVSSLIREAMQAWSEEELSRLVHKHGGRPIGSYKFVPMDDFPFPADIPLDEEYCMINPEDNALRCVSEIMIPKILTATPPHALFMDCTHDNETPFQKRTVEDTLPNAALVSLCSSAIGSVYGYDEIFPYLLELVTETRTYDTKECNGIGKVKSLLNEIREDIGSKTKDIEDCEMHVHHEGQYITFHRTDVKSGAGYYLIARTKFYDAGEQKLPPVILNDSQCKLKFAYSLEKVGDVPNSKEFIKGIPTKLRELTDFEVKYDKNSRSSTIIVPEDFPQGSIAVFETQQNGVDTWLDHFLRSGALSATRNVTLESLNCILYRAESEELESSAGKNGAYDIPDFGKLVYCGLQGWITILQDIVFNNDLAHPLSANLRNGHWALDYTVDRLDLYKDQPGVEDIQEWLRSRFDKIKKLPYYLTPSYFALIIGVLYGCCRLRAMQLMSENIGKSTVFVQSLAMTSIQMVSKMKSTSILPFENVPAMAAGLPHFSTDYMRCWGRDVFISLRGLLLTTGRFDQAKSHILAFAKTLKHGLIPNLLDAGRNPRYNARDAAWFFTQSIQDYATIVPNGTDILKEEITRRFPKDDTYVALDDSRAFSETSSLEDILYEILSRHARGIKYREANAGPNLDRVMTDKGFDVEVHVDWSTGLIHGGSPYNCGTWMDKMGESEKAHSVGVPGTPRDGAAVEINGLLKSCLRFVIDLNKQGKFKYTDVVKQDGEKISLEAWNDLLQENFEKKFYVPKDPAQDKFYDILPNVVNRRGIYKDLYKSSKPYEDYQLRPNFAIAMTVAPELFTPEYATFAINIADTVLKGPVGMRTLDPSDYNYRPYYINSEDSEDFATSKGRNYHQGPEWVWCYGYFLRAFHYFNFHTNIRCQNEPKDKPSSYLYQQLYNRLAGHREWLKNSEWRGLTELTNKDGEICNDSSPTQAWSSGCLLDVFYDLWSAYE
- the ATG13 gene encoding serine/threonine protein kinase regulatory subunit ATG13 (ancestral locus Anc_7.542), with the translated sequence MVSILSDKDILQLIDTFFLKSTCLICSSNITEQSTFQKINRFDDEWFNSTDTNIESFPPILKGWSNYDGKHPLPALVIETFLDLRQLSSSHTVRLKDNEENSWIVCKGGKKTEIVLERWLIELDDTSPTFKAYRVSDEEKNSVQKQLALLLSYLHTLLQLLPSHDLSLTLSKQGSTRTPTPAVDIGARILDGSKPILSKGRIGLSKLIISTYSNVVNETNISPHLEQRKITPVWTKFGLLRVSVSYRRDCQFEIRDSDDNTINKKQPETITKESMSLSPRTKEHLGISPATQTLQRRRLSTSKPIQPFKVGSVSNANSRNPSNSSMIGIPQAHRPSISSITGAPQIPTTHIESTSIESGSRFSSSFGRLRRHSSLKSNENPLLNATKKVPDTSSEELLDFVKLLDQKPQLKIKKVNSNNGQISSSLIKFQNLKPSNDLLSEDLSMSYSMEPNQISHSRRSGSHSPRPSFSPGIHNKVSPSYTFFKGSSSAVNSRRNSLDKGRQPSILPPIYGGESMSRQDFTKETSSSASSTASGGSFRDDELLSTNVKSKDIIGQNSYKYHTSLSPKSIESVMGLHTRNRFQFQQPHHFSQPTIATAPAHAIIHKPKIHSTEMLNRESNIIDELHDYETNGKPRIDEPNAQDGGRNADNTDEDDLVFFMSDMNLPNQ